One stretch of Alcaligenes faecalis DNA includes these proteins:
- the rplQ gene encoding 50S ribosomal protein L17 produces MRHRHGLRKLNRTSSHRLAMFRNMSVSLLTHEAIKTTLPKAKELRRVVEPLITLAKNPTLANRRLAFARLRDRDAVTKLFEVFGPRYQERNGGYTRILKMGFRQGDNAPMAFMELVDRPEVQEEAAAE; encoded by the coding sequence ATGCGTCACCGTCACGGTCTACGTAAACTGAATCGTACCAGCAGCCACCGTTTGGCCATGTTCCGCAACATGTCCGTGTCCCTGCTGACTCACGAAGCCATCAAAACCACCCTGCCTAAAGCTAAAGAGCTGCGCCGCGTGGTTGAGCCTCTGATCACTTTGGCTAAAAACCCAACCTTGGCAAACCGTCGTCTGGCTTTCGCCCGTCTGCGCGACCGCGATGCAGTGACCAAGCTGTTTGAAGTTTTCGGCCCACGTTACCAAGAGCGTAACGGCGGCTACACCCGCATCCTGAAAATGGGTTTCCGTCAGGGTGACAACGCTCCTATGGCATTCATGGAGCTGGTGGATCGTCCAGAAGTTCAGGAAGAAGCCGCTGCTGAATAA
- a CDS encoding DNA-directed RNA polymerase subunit alpha yields the protein MSQGFLKPRSIEVEPISKNHAKVIMEPFERGYGHTLGNALRRILLSSMTGYAPTEVQITGVVHEYSTLPGVGEDVVDILMNLKGVVFKLHSREEVTLILRKEGAGQVLASDIELPHDVEIINPNHVIATLTDDGKLEMQIKVEQGRGYVPGNVRALADDRTHTIGRIVLDASYSPVRRVSYAVENARVEQRTDLDKLVLDIETNGVISPEEAVRQSARILMDQISVFAALEGVGDAYEAPVRGAPQIDPVLLRPVDDLELTVRSANCLKAENIYYIGDLIQRTENELLKTPNLGRKSLNEIKEVLAARGLTLGMKLENWPPLGLERP from the coding sequence ATGTCTCAAGGTTTTTTGAAACCCCGTTCCATCGAAGTTGAACCGATCAGCAAAAATCACGCCAAGGTGATCATGGAGCCTTTCGAGCGCGGCTACGGCCACACTCTGGGTAACGCACTGCGTCGTATCTTGCTGTCCTCCATGACCGGCTATGCACCCACTGAAGTGCAAATTACCGGTGTGGTGCACGAGTACTCCACGCTGCCAGGCGTGGGCGAGGACGTGGTTGATATCTTGATGAACCTGAAGGGCGTGGTCTTCAAGCTGCACAGCCGTGAAGAAGTCACCCTGATCCTGCGCAAGGAAGGCGCCGGCCAGGTTCTGGCTAGCGACATCGAATTGCCGCACGACGTTGAAATCATCAACCCCAATCATGTGATTGCCACCTTGACCGACGACGGCAAGCTGGAAATGCAGATCAAGGTTGAACAAGGCCGTGGCTACGTGCCTGGTAACGTTCGTGCCCTGGCTGATGACCGCACCCACACGATCGGTCGTATCGTGCTGGACGCGTCTTACAGCCCAGTGCGTCGTGTTAGCTACGCGGTCGAAAACGCCCGTGTGGAACAACGTACTGACCTGGACAAGCTGGTTCTGGACATCGAAACCAACGGCGTGATCTCGCCCGAGGAAGCCGTTCGTCAGTCCGCTCGCATCCTGATGGATCAAATCTCCGTGTTTGCTGCTCTGGAAGGTGTGGGCGATGCCTACGAAGCTCCAGTACGTGGCGCTCCACAGATCGATCCCGTGTTGCTGCGTCCTGTCGACGATCTGGAACTGACTGTTCGTTCCGCAAACTGCCTGAAAGCCGAAAATATCTACTACATCGGCGATCTGATCCAGCGTACCGAAAACGAACTGTTGAAGACTCCAAACCTGGGCCGCAAGTCCTTGAACGAAATCAAGGAAGTGTTGGCTGCACGTGGTCTGACTTTGGGCATGAAGCTCGAAAACTGGCCACCACTGGGTCTTGAGCGTCCATAA
- the rpsD gene encoding 30S ribosomal protein S4 — MARYIGPKCKLSRREGTDLFLKSARRSLDSKCKLESRPGQHGRTSGARTSDFGLQLREKQKLKRMYGVLEKQFRKYYVEADRRRGNTGETLIQLLESRLDNVVYRMGFGSTRAEARQLVNHRAIEVNGHTADIASMLIKAGDVVSVREKAKSQGRIKESLDLATGIGLPQWVEVDAAKLSGVFKQAPDRADVAQDVNESLVVELYSR; from the coding sequence GTGGCTCGTTATATTGGACCAAAATGCAAGCTCTCGCGTCGCGAGGGTACCGATCTGTTTTTGAAGAGCGCCCGTCGCTCGCTGGATTCCAAGTGCAAACTGGAATCGCGTCCTGGTCAGCACGGCCGCACCTCCGGTGCTCGTACGTCTGACTTCGGTCTGCAGCTGCGCGAAAAGCAAAAGCTCAAGCGTATGTACGGCGTGCTGGAAAAGCAATTCCGCAAATACTACGTTGAAGCTGACCGCCGCCGTGGCAACACCGGTGAAACGCTGATTCAATTGCTGGAATCGCGTCTGGACAACGTGGTGTACCGCATGGGTTTCGGCTCTACACGTGCTGAAGCTCGCCAGCTGGTTAACCACCGCGCTATCGAAGTCAACGGTCACACCGCTGACATCGCTTCCATGCTGATCAAGGCCGGTGACGTTGTTTCCGTCCGCGAAAAAGCTAAATCCCAAGGCCGTATCAAGGAATCCCTGGATCTGGCTACTGGCATTGGCTTGCCTCAGTGGGTGGAAGTTGACGCTGCCAAGCTGTCCGGCGTGTTCAAGCAAGCTCCAGATCGCGCTGACGTCGCTCAAGACGTTAACGAATCGCTGGTTGTTGAGTTGTACTCGCGTTAA
- the rpsK gene encoding 30S ribosomal protein S11 encodes MAKASSSASRARKKVKKSVSDGIAHVHASFNNTIITITDRQGNALSWATSGGAGFKGSRKSTPFAAQVAAETAGRTAMEYGIKNLEVRIKGPGPGRESSVRALNALGIKITSIADITPVPHNGCRPPKRRRI; translated from the coding sequence ATGGCCAAAGCTTCTAGCAGCGCTTCACGCGCACGCAAGAAAGTCAAAAAAAGCGTGTCGGACGGGATTGCTCACGTCCACGCTTCTTTTAACAACACGATCATCACCATTACTGACCGTCAGGGCAACGCATTGTCCTGGGCTACGTCGGGTGGCGCGGGCTTTAAAGGCTCTCGTAAATCCACGCCGTTTGCCGCGCAGGTTGCCGCTGAAACAGCCGGCCGTACTGCCATGGAATACGGTATTAAAAATCTTGAAGTTCGCATCAAGGGCCCCGGTCCAGGCCGTGAATCGTCTGTGCGTGCTCTGAATGCTCTGGGTATCAAGATCACCAGCATTGCAGACATCACACCGGTTCCGCATAACGGCTGCCGTCCGCCCAAGCGTCGTCGCATCTAA
- the rpsM gene encoding 30S ribosomal protein S13, translating into MARIAGINIPPHQHAEIGLTAIFGIGRTRARKICEASGIEYSKKVKDLTDAELERIREQIGLFTVEGDLRREVQLSIKRLADLGTYRGMRHRRGLPVRGQRTRTNARTRKGPRRAAASLKK; encoded by the coding sequence ATGGCCCGTATTGCCGGCATTAACATCCCGCCGCATCAACACGCCGAAATCGGTCTTACCGCGATTTTCGGCATCGGTCGCACCCGCGCTCGCAAGATTTGCGAAGCATCGGGTATTGAATACTCCAAGAAGGTCAAAGATCTGACCGACGCGGAACTCGAGCGCATTCGCGAACAGATCGGCCTGTTCACCGTAGAAGGTGACCTGCGTCGTGAAGTTCAGCTCTCGATCAAGCGTTTGGCTGACTTGGGAACTTACCGTGGCATGCGTCATCGTCGCGGTCTGCCAGTGCGCGGCCAACGTACACGCACTAACGCTCGCACCCGTAAAGGTCCGCGTCGCGCCGCCGCGTCCCTGAAGAAATAA
- the rpmJ gene encoding 50S ribosomal protein L36 yields MKVMASVKRICRNCKIIKRHGVVRVICTDPRHKQRQG; encoded by the coding sequence ATGAAGGTAATGGCATCAGTAAAGCGGATCTGCCGCAACTGCAAAATCATTAAACGTCATGGCGTGGTGCGTGTCATCTGCACCGATCCACGTCATAAGCAGCGTCAAGGCTAA
- the infA gene encoding translation initiation factor IF-1: MAKDDVIQMQGQVLENLPNATFRVKLENGHVVLGYISGKMRMHYIRILPGDKVTVELTPYDLSRARIVFRSK, from the coding sequence ATGGCAAAGGACGACGTCATTCAAATGCAGGGACAGGTTCTTGAGAACCTTCCCAACGCAACTTTTCGCGTCAAGCTGGAAAATGGTCACGTAGTGCTCGGATACATTTCAGGCAAAATGCGTATGCACTATATCCGGATTCTGCCGGGCGATAAGGTCACTGTGGAGCTCACGCCCTATGATCTATCCCGAGCACGAATTGTGTTCCGCTCCAAATAA
- the secY gene encoding preprotein translocase subunit SecY has product MAKAQAQSKSGPRYGDLKRRLVFLLLALIVYRLGTHIPVPGINPDALSELFTQNQSGILGLFNMFSGGALERFSVFALGIMPYISASIIMQLMTAVVPTLEAIKKEGESGRRKITQYTRYGTVFLALFQGVGISIALESQPGLVIDPGMLFRFTTVVTLVTGTMFVMWLGEQITERGLGNGISILIFAGIVAGLPNALGGMLDLVRTDSMSILSALFILVLVAAVTYFVVFVERGQRRITVNYAKRQVGNRIYGGQSSHLPLKLNMAGVIPPIFASSIILLPATIANWFSSTPGLGWLREIEAALSPRQPLYITLFSALIILFCFFYTALVFNSRETADNLKKSGAFVPGIRPGDQTARYIDKILMRLTLAGAIYITLVCLVPEFLQMRWNVPFYFGGTSLLIIVVVTMDFMAQAQAYVMSQQYDSLLKKANFKGSSLPMR; this is encoded by the coding sequence GTGGCAAAAGCTCAGGCACAGAGTAAGTCGGGTCCGCGCTACGGCGATTTGAAACGTCGTCTCGTTTTCCTGTTGCTCGCCCTGATTGTCTACCGCTTGGGTACGCACATTCCGGTACCAGGCATCAATCCTGATGCCTTGTCCGAACTGTTTACTCAAAACCAGAGTGGTATTCTGGGTTTGTTTAACATGTTCTCCGGTGGTGCTTTAGAGCGATTCTCAGTGTTCGCACTGGGAATCATGCCCTACATCTCTGCGTCCATCATCATGCAATTGATGACCGCTGTGGTGCCCACGCTGGAAGCAATCAAGAAAGAGGGTGAGTCGGGTCGTCGCAAGATCACGCAATACACCCGTTACGGAACGGTCTTTTTGGCTTTGTTCCAGGGAGTTGGGATTTCCATCGCTCTAGAATCGCAGCCCGGTCTGGTTATCGACCCAGGGATGCTGTTTCGCTTCACGACAGTGGTAACACTGGTCACTGGCACCATGTTCGTCATGTGGCTGGGTGAACAGATCACTGAACGTGGATTGGGTAATGGTATTTCCATCCTGATCTTCGCCGGTATCGTAGCGGGTCTGCCTAATGCTTTGGGCGGTATGCTTGATCTGGTGCGTACGGATTCCATGTCGATTCTATCGGCACTGTTTATCCTCGTTTTAGTAGCCGCCGTCACGTACTTCGTCGTCTTTGTCGAGCGTGGTCAGCGTCGTATCACGGTGAACTACGCCAAACGGCAAGTAGGTAACCGTATCTATGGTGGTCAAAGCTCGCATTTGCCGCTGAAACTGAACATGGCTGGCGTGATCCCTCCGATCTTCGCTTCGTCCATCATTCTGTTGCCAGCGACAATTGCTAATTGGTTCTCCAGCACACCCGGTCTGGGTTGGTTGCGTGAAATCGAGGCTGCTTTGTCGCCGCGTCAGCCGCTTTACATTACTTTGTTCTCCGCGCTGATCATTTTGTTCTGCTTTTTCTACACGGCCCTGGTGTTCAACAGCCGCGAAACTGCAGACAACCTGAAAAAGAGTGGAGCTTTCGTACCAGGGATTCGTCCCGGTGATCAGACAGCGCGTTATATCGACAAGATCCTGATGCGTTTGACGTTGGCCGGTGCAATCTACATTACCTTGGTATGTCTGGTGCCAGAGTTCTTGCAAATGCGCTGGAATGTACCGTTCTATTTTGGCGGCACATCCTTGCTGATTATTGTTGTAGTAACCATGGACTTCATGGCGCAGGCCCAGGCCTATGTCATGTCACAACAATACGACTCGCTGCTCAAGAAGGCTAACTTCAAAGGCTCGAGCTTGCCGATGCGGTAA
- the rplO gene encoding 50S ribosomal protein L15: MSELQLNNLKPAAGAKHAARRVGRGVGSGLGKTGGRGHKGQKSRSGGFHKVGFEGGQMPLQRRLPKRGFTTLDDHLYAEVRLSELQKMDAEVIDVQALKQAGVVGQMVRYAKVIKSGELSRKVALKGINATAGARAVIEAAGGSLE, translated from the coding sequence ATGTCTGAATTGCAATTGAACAATCTCAAGCCCGCCGCTGGCGCCAAACACGCAGCACGTCGTGTTGGTCGCGGTGTCGGTTCCGGCTTGGGCAAAACCGGCGGACGTGGCCATAAAGGCCAAAAATCCCGCTCGGGTGGTTTTCATAAAGTCGGTTTCGAAGGCGGTCAAATGCCTTTGCAACGTCGTTTGCCCAAGCGTGGTTTCACCACCCTGGACGACCACCTGTACGCAGAAGTACGTCTGTCCGAACTGCAAAAAATGGATGCCGAAGTTATCGACGTCCAGGCACTGAAGCAGGCTGGCGTGGTTGGCCAAATGGTGCGTTACGCTAAAGTCATCAAGTCCGGTGAACTTTCCCGTAAAGTTGCGCTGAAAGGCATTAATGCAACGGCCGGCGCTCGCGCCGTGATCGAAGCAGCCGGCGGCTCGCTGGAATAA
- the rpmD gene encoding 50S ribosomal protein L30, whose translation MAQKQIKVTLVRSVIGTKQSHRDTVRGLGLRRVNTSRVLVDTPEVRGMIRKVDYLVTVSEA comes from the coding sequence ATGGCACAGAAACAAATCAAAGTTACGTTGGTGCGTTCCGTCATCGGCACAAAGCAAAGCCATCGCGACACCGTTCGCGGCCTGGGTCTGCGCCGAGTCAACACCAGCCGTGTATTGGTTGATACTCCTGAGGTTCGTGGGATGATCCGCAAGGTGGATTATCTGGTTACGGTCTCGGAAGCCTGA
- the rpsE gene encoding 30S ribosomal protein S5, with protein MAKAQGRQAPEQERDDGLKEKMIAVNRVSKVVKGGRTMSFASLAVVGDGDGRIGMGKGKAREVPVAVQKAMEQARRGLIKVPLKNGTLHHTVVGKHGAATVLISPAAEGTGVIAGGPMRAIFEVMGVRNVVAKSLGSSNPYNMVRATLNGLRACSTPADIAAKRGKTVEEILG; from the coding sequence ATGGCTAAAGCACAAGGCAGACAGGCTCCAGAGCAAGAGCGCGATGACGGCCTGAAAGAAAAGATGATTGCGGTCAACCGCGTCAGCAAAGTCGTTAAAGGTGGTCGCACCATGAGCTTTGCTTCGCTGGCCGTGGTCGGTGATGGCGATGGTCGCATCGGCATGGGTAAGGGCAAAGCCCGCGAAGTACCCGTTGCTGTTCAGAAGGCAATGGAACAGGCCCGTCGTGGTCTGATCAAAGTGCCTCTGAAGAACGGCACCTTGCATCACACCGTAGTTGGTAAGCACGGTGCAGCCACCGTTCTGATCTCTCCCGCAGCTGAAGGTACTGGCGTTATCGCTGGTGGCCCAATGCGCGCTATCTTCGAAGTGATGGGCGTTCGCAACGTCGTAGCCAAGAGCCTGGGTTCCAGCAACCCATACAACATGGTTCGCGCTACATTGAACGGTTTGCGTGCTTGCTCGACACCTGCTGACATTGCTGCCAAGCGCGGCAAGACAGTTGAAGAAATTCTGGGGTAA
- the rplR gene encoding 50S ribosomal protein L18: MDKKQSRMRRAVATRRKIAELRVHRLSVHRTNTHIYASIISPEGDRVLVSASTVETEVRKELAVGSNVAAASLVGKRVAEKAKAAGIETVAFDRSGFRYHGRVKALAEAAREAGLKF, from the coding sequence ATGGACAAGAAACAATCCCGTATGCGTCGTGCAGTGGCTACTCGCCGCAAGATCGCCGAACTGCGCGTACACCGCCTGTCGGTGCATCGCACGAATACGCATATTTACGCGAGCATCATCTCGCCCGAAGGCGACCGCGTTCTGGTCAGTGCTTCCACTGTCGAGACCGAAGTTCGCAAAGAATTGGCCGTTGGCAGCAACGTAGCGGCAGCCAGCCTGGTTGGCAAGCGCGTCGCCGAAAAGGCGAAGGCTGCGGGCATCGAGACGGTTGCTTTTGACCGCTCGGGCTTCCGTTACCATGGCCGCGTGAAAGCGCTGGCCGAGGCCGCGCGTGAAGCCGGCTTGAAATTCTAA
- the rplF gene encoding 50S ribosomal protein L6, producing the protein MSRIAKYPVSLPKGVETNIAADQITVKGPLGTLVQTLTGDVTIELQDGQLSFVPANETRHANAMSGTVRQLVNNMVVGVSAGFERKLSLVGVGFRASVQGNALKLQLGFSHDIVHDLPEGIKAECPTPTEIVIKGSNKQVVGQVAAEIRGYRPPEPYKGKGVRYVGERVILKETKKK; encoded by the coding sequence ATGTCACGTATCGCTAAGTATCCCGTTTCCCTGCCTAAAGGCGTAGAAACGAACATTGCCGCTGATCAGATCACGGTCAAAGGCCCTCTGGGCACTTTGGTTCAAACTCTGACTGGCGACGTCACCATTGAACTTCAAGACGGTCAGCTGTCTTTTGTGCCTGCGAACGAAACTCGTCACGCAAACGCAATGTCCGGCACCGTGCGCCAACTGGTCAACAACATGGTTGTTGGCGTGAGCGCCGGTTTCGAACGCAAGCTGAGTCTGGTTGGCGTGGGTTTCCGTGCCTCCGTCCAGGGTAATGCCTTGAAGTTGCAACTTGGTTTCTCGCACGACATCGTGCACGACCTGCCTGAAGGCATCAAAGCCGAGTGCCCCACTCCGACTGAAATCGTGATCAAGGGCTCGAACAAACAGGTGGTTGGTCAGGTTGCCGCAGAAATTCGTGGCTATCGTCCACCAGAGCCTTACAAAGGCAAGGGTGTACGTTACGTCGGCGAACGCGTCATCCTCAAGGAAACCAAGAAGAAATAA
- the rpsH gene encoding 30S ribosomal protein S8, producing MSMSDPIADMLTRVRNAQMVNKTSVSMPSSKLKAAIAAVLKDEGYIEDFRIVGEKAKPELEVTLKYYAGQPVIERIDRVSRPGLRIYKGSTNIPQVMNGLGVAIVSTSRGVMTDRKARAAGVGGEVLCYVA from the coding sequence ATGAGCATGAGCGATCCAATCGCCGATATGTTGACCCGCGTGCGTAACGCGCAAATGGTCAACAAGACATCGGTTAGCATGCCCTCCTCGAAGCTGAAAGCAGCTATTGCTGCTGTGCTGAAAGACGAAGGCTACATCGAAGATTTCCGTATCGTTGGCGAAAAAGCCAAGCCAGAACTGGAAGTCACCCTGAAATACTATGCCGGCCAGCCAGTCATCGAGCGCATCGACCGCGTTTCGCGTCCTGGACTGCGCATCTACAAAGGCAGCACAAACATCCCTCAAGTCATGAACGGCTTGGGTGTTGCTATCGTGTCCACGTCTCGCGGCGTGATGACCGATCGCAAAGCACGTGCAGCTGGCGTCGGTGGCGAAGTGCTGTGCTACGTGGCATAA
- the rpsN gene encoding 30S ribosomal protein S14 produces the protein MAKLSLINRDIKRAKLAEKFAAKRAALKATIDDQSKSDEERYEARLQLQQLPRNANPTRQRNRCVITGRPRGVFKKFGLTRHKVREMAMRGEIPGMTKASW, from the coding sequence GTGGCTAAACTTTCCCTCATCAATCGCGACATCAAGCGCGCCAAGCTGGCTGAGAAATTCGCCGCCAAGCGTGCAGCACTGAAAGCGACTATTGACGACCAGTCCAAGTCTGACGAAGAGCGCTACGAAGCTCGTTTGCAGTTGCAACAATTGCCACGCAACGCGAACCCGACCCGTCAACGCAACCGTTGCGTTATCACCGGTCGCCCTCGTGGTGTTTTCAAGAAATTCGGTTTGACTCGCCATAAAGTGCGCGAAATGGCAATGCGCGGCGAGATCCCCGGTATGACCAAGGCCAGCTGGTAG
- the rplE gene encoding 50S ribosomal protein L5, producing the protein MTRLQEFYREKVVADLQKQFEYKSIMEVPRITKITLNMGVSEAVADKKIIENAVSDMTKIAGQKPVITKTRKAIAGFKIREDYPIGCMVTLRGQRMYEFLDRLVAVALPRVRDFRGVSGRAFDGRGNYNMGVKEQIIFPEIEYDKIDAVRGLNISITTSAKTDEEAKALLSAFSFPFRN; encoded by the coding sequence ATGACACGTTTACAAGAGTTCTACCGCGAAAAAGTGGTTGCCGATCTGCAAAAGCAGTTCGAGTACAAGAGCATCATGGAAGTACCGCGCATCACCAAGATCACCCTGAACATGGGTGTCTCGGAAGCCGTTGCTGACAAGAAGATTATCGAGAACGCGGTATCGGACATGACCAAAATTGCTGGTCAGAAGCCCGTTATCACGAAAACCCGCAAAGCTATTGCCGGTTTCAAGATTCGCGAAGATTACCCGATCGGTTGTATGGTGACCCTGCGCGGTCAACGCATGTACGAATTCCTGGATCGTCTGGTCGCTGTGGCTCTGCCACGCGTTCGTGACTTCCGTGGTGTGTCGGGTCGTGCGTTTGACGGCCGTGGCAACTACAACATGGGGGTTAAAGAGCAAATCATTTTCCCCGAAATCGAGTACGACAAAATCGACGCAGTGCGTGGTCTGAACATCAGCATCACTACTTCTGCCAAGACGGACGAAGAGGCCAAGGCGCTGCTTAGCGCGTTCAGCTTCCCGTTCCGCAACTAA
- the rplX gene encoding 50S ribosomal protein L24, with protein sequence MQKIRKGDEVIVLTGRDKKRRGTVLQRVDADHVIVEGINVVKKHVKANPMAGTQGGIVDKTMPIHISNVALFNPETGKGDRVGIQVIDGQKTRIYRSSGKAVGAKA encoded by the coding sequence ATGCAAAAAATTCGTAAAGGCGACGAAGTTATTGTGCTGACCGGCCGTGATAAAAAACGCCGTGGCACCGTACTGCAACGCGTCGATGCAGACCACGTTATCGTGGAAGGCATCAATGTCGTCAAAAAACACGTTAAAGCCAATCCTATGGCTGGCACGCAAGGTGGGATCGTCGACAAGACCATGCCTATCCATATCTCGAACGTTGCTCTGTTCAACCCAGAAACCGGCAAGGGCGACCGCGTTGGTATCCAGGTGATCGACGGTCAGAAGACGCGTATTTATCGTTCCAGCGGCAAAGCCGTTGGCGCCAAGGCATAA
- the rplN gene encoding 50S ribosomal protein L14, with product MIQMQTTLDVADNTGARSVMCIKVLGGSKRRYAAIGDVIKVTVKEAAPRGRVKKGEIYNAVVVRTAKGVRRKDGSLIRFGGNAAVLLNAKLEPIGTRIFGPVTRELRTEKFMKIVSLAPEVL from the coding sequence ATGATTCAAATGCAGACCACGCTGGACGTGGCCGACAACACAGGTGCGCGTTCTGTAATGTGCATCAAGGTGCTGGGCGGCTCGAAGCGCCGTTATGCCGCAATTGGTGACGTTATCAAAGTTACCGTTAAAGAAGCGGCCCCGCGCGGACGCGTCAAAAAAGGCGAAATCTACAACGCTGTAGTGGTTCGTACCGCTAAGGGCGTGCGCCGTAAAGACGGTTCGCTGATTCGTTTCGGTGGCAATGCCGCCGTATTGCTCAATGCCAAGCTGGAGCCTATCGGCACCCGCATCTTCGGACCCGTGACGCGTGAACTGCGTACCGAGAAGTTCATGAAGATCGTGTCCCTGGCTCCCGAAGTGCTGTAA